GGCCTACGTGGACTTCTACATGAGCGACGCCGGTCTGAGCACCGCGGTCGCAGAGGTCGGCTACGTGCCTCTCGCTCCCGACGCGGCCGCGGTCACCCGCGCCGCCTGGGACGGACGCTGATCCCCTCCACCTGCGCCCCGGCGTAGGAAACGAACGGGTGGGGGCCGATCGCGATGTCGATCGGCCCCCACCCGATTCCGCGGTCGGTGCCGTGGACCGCTTCCGACGGACTACAGGGAACTCGACGAAATCGTGAAGGCTAGGGTGACATCCGATGAGTGATACCGGGGGCCCCCGGGGCGGGGCATCCACACTGACGATCGCCGATCTGAGTGGTGACGTGCGCCGTCACCGAAAAGAAGCGGTGATCAAGACGTCGATGTTCGGCACCGCGTTGGTGTCTGTTCTCATCTCGGCGCTCATCATCTTTGCGCTCTTCGACGAAGCGTTCGTCTTCGTCCGAGAAGTCGACTGGGGCAACACGTGGGGTCAGATCGGCTGGTTCCCCCGCCGCGGCATCTACGACATCCCGACGATCCTCGTCGCTACGTTGATCGTGACCGGGATCGCCATGATCATCGCTGCGCCCCTCGGTCTCGGCGCGGCGATCTATCTGGCCGAGTACGCCAACCCGAGGGTCCGGTCGATCCTCAAGCCGATCCTCGAGGTTCTCGCCGGAATCCCGTCGGTCGTCCTCGGCTTCTTCGCCCTCCAGTTCATCGCTCCGACGATCATCGACAACATCGGCGGCAGTGACTCGGGCTCGATGGCCGCCGCCGGCCTCGGCGTCGGTATTCTCACCATCCCCCTCGTCGCCTCGGTCTCCGAGGACGCCATGAAGGCGGTACCGCTTTCGCTGCGTGAAGCCTCGGCCGGACTCGGTGCCCGCAGGATGACCACCACGGTGCGGATCGTCCTGCCCGCCGCGGCGTCGGGTCTCGTCGCGGCGTTCATCGTCGCCGTGTCCCGGGCCATCGGCGAGACGATGGTGGTCTTCCTGGCCGGCGGGCGCTCAGATGCCTCGGTGTACGCAGACGGGCCGTTCGAGCCCGGACTCACGATGACCGCCGCCATGGCCTCCCTCGCCACCGGCACCGACAGCGTCGTGGGTGAAGGCCTCACCGTGCAGTCGCTCTACTTCGTCGGCGCCCTGCTGTTCATAATGACGCTGACGCTGAACGTCGTCGCCGACCGGTTCGTCGCCCGTGTGCGCGAGCAGTACTAGGAGACCCGGAAATGGCACTGTCACGACCCACCGACCAGCCGACCGCAGAGCGCGTGAGGGCCCAGATCCAGCGGAAGAGAAGCGACACCACT
This DNA window, taken from Acidimicrobiales bacterium, encodes the following:
- the pstC gene encoding phosphate ABC transporter permease subunit PstC translates to MSDTGGPRGGASTLTIADLSGDVRRHRKEAVIKTSMFGTALVSVLISALIIFALFDEAFVFVREVDWGNTWGQIGWFPRRGIYDIPTILVATLIVTGIAMIIAAPLGLGAAIYLAEYANPRVRSILKPILEVLAGIPSVVLGFFALQFIAPTIIDNIGGSDSGSMAAAGLGVGILTIPLVASVSEDAMKAVPLSLREASAGLGARRMTTTVRIVLPAAASGLVAAFIVAVSRAIGETMVVFLAGGRSDASVYADGPFEPGLTMTAAMASLATGTDSVVGEGLTVQSLYFVGALLFIMTLTLNVVADRFVARVREQY